A genomic region of Gossypium hirsutum isolate 1008001.06 chromosome D01, Gossypium_hirsutum_v2.1, whole genome shotgun sequence contains the following coding sequences:
- the LOC107920910 gene encoding uncharacterized protein isoform X1, which yields MESWNMFIINVYACYSRGYISRSSATKRQIRFSQKEKREFLLCNNSDSLLTVQTTIWGRKTLTRVALASAYVIEKHVASQMTASDTGGGDEGLSSSPRNRMKFLCSYGGKILPRPGDGKLKYVGGETRMLAVPGDIKFSEIMKKVNDMVEGDMILKFLIIPDELDALVTVKSDEDVRHMVDEYRRLESEGTPKLRAFLFPSSPLVAENQMNFVDPYAIEQRYIEAVNGIVRPSSNHTSGRLTPVNPNRPNFSISACTSPTSASPDASLPMEPLVSNGNQHNKPPMPKVRSSPSLYSLSTLHPQSNNNHSNHQVYQPHHHSHQNHQQQHPYSGQSPRTSPDYRTEKAPGPYDFVRGAMGHSHVPVNRVYSVGRQNLGNGYPMYTGCCDECLVYASGGANRRGSLSTSGRLGKHDSPCPRNHMLE from the exons ATGGAGTCTTGGAATATGTTTATAATCAATGTTTACGCGTGTTATTCTCGGGGGTATATCAGCCGCAGCAGCGCAACAAAGCGGCAGATCAG attttctcaaaaagaaaaaagagaatttTTGCTCTGCAACAATTCAGACTCACTTCTCACCGTCCAAACAACTA TTTGGGGGAGGAAAACGCTAACACGGGTAGCTTTGGCGTCCGCTTACGTGATCGAGAAGCACGTTGCGAGTCAAATGACGGCGAGCGATACCGGTGGTGGCGATGAAGGTCTGTCTTCATCGCCGAGGAATAGGATGAAGTTTCTCTGCAGCTATGGCGGGAAAATATTGCCCAGACCTGGGGACGGTAAACTCAAGTACGTTGGAGGAGAGACTCGTATGTTGGCGGTCCCGGGGGATATCAAATTTTCAG AAATAATGAAGAAGGTGAACGATATGGTTGAAGGGGACATGATTCTGAAATTCCTGATTATCCCTGATGAACTTGATGCTTTGGTAACTGTAAAATCCGATGAGGATGTCAGACATATGGTTGATGAGTATCGTCGCCTTGAAAGTGAAGGAACTCCAAAACTACGTGCTTTCTTGTTCCCGTCGAGTCCACTTGTAGCAGAGAACCAAATGAACTTTGTTGATCCTTACGCCATTGAGCAGCGGTATATAGAAGCTGTCAATGGCATAGTTCGTCCAAGTTCTAATCACACCAGTGGAAGGCTTACCCCTGTGAATCCAAACCGCCCCAACTTCAGCATCTCTGCTTGCACTTCTCCTACATCAGCTTCTCCCGATGCCTCTTTGCCCATGGAGCCTTTGGTTTCAAATGGAAACCAACATAATAAACCCCCTATGCCTAAAGTCCGGAGTTCTCCTAGCCTTTACAGCCTCAGCACGCTTCATCCCCAAAGTAACAACAACCATAGTAATCACCAAGTTTACCAGCCGCATCATCATTCCCACCAAAACCACCAGCAACAACACCCCTACAGCGGTCAATCTCCAAGAACATCCCCAGATTATCGGACCGAAAAGGCCCCAGGGCCATACGATTTTGTGAGGGGAGCTATGGGGCACAGTCATGTTCCAGTAAACCGGGTCTATTCAGTAGGAAGACAAAATTTGGGGAATGGATACCCCATGTATACTGGCTGCTGCGATGAGTGCTTGGTTTATGCAAGTGGAGGTGCTAATAGGAGAGGCAGCCTTTCAACAAGTGGAAGGCTTGGTAAGCATGATAGTCCCTGTCCCAGGAACCATATGCTGGAATAA
- the LOC121213975 gene encoding MYB-like transcription factor EOBI, translating to MRAAMPPINTKNMSTPLEEESELRRGPWTLEEDTLLTHYIARHGEGRWNMLAKCAGLKRTGKSCRLRWLNYLKPDIKRGNLTPQEQLLILELHSKWGNRWSKIAQHLPGRTDNEIKNYWRTRVQKQARQLNIESNSQRFLDAVRCFWMPRLVQKVEQASPSSSSSSSSSSSYLKEMCTQSSVPSQLSSCCTVPSFPTVSPLANKTTDISNSSSVTTQNICPTDSINNISDQTEIPQHLTGSNVYGHTTLDQCYNIDSNDYGMEGISFASISGVGFYEGTPSEGNWMCNEMSDDLWNMDDIWQLRSI from the exons ATGAGAGCAGCTATGCCTCCTATTAATACAAAGAACATGTCTACTCCTCTAGAAGAGGAGAGTGAGCTGAGAAGAGGACCATGGACCCTTGAAGAGGATACTCTCCTAACACATTACATTGCTCGTCATGGAGAAGGGCGTTGGAATATGTTGGCAAAATGTGCAG GTCTCAAGAGAACTGGTAAAAGTTGCAGGCTAAGGTGGCTGAATTATTTAAAACCAGACATTAAGCGTGGAAACCTGACTCCCCAAGAACAGCTCTTGATTCTTGAACTTCATTCCAAATGGGGAAACAG GTGGTCGAAAATTGCACAGCATCTTCCTGGAAGAACTGACAATGAGATCAAGAACTACTGGAGAACAAGGGTGCAAAAACAGGCACGCCAACTGAATATCGAGTCCAACAGCCAGAGATTCCTTGATGCGGTTCGATGTTTTTGGATGCCAAGATTGGTTCAAAAAGTGGAGCAGGCCTCAccttcttcctcctcctcctcctcctcctcttcttcttACTTGAAAGAAATGTGCACCCAAAGCTCAGTTCCTTCTCAATTATCTAGCTGCTGCACAGTCCCTTCATTCCCAACAGTTTCCCCACTTGCAAACAAAACCACAGACATTTCAAATTCAAGTTCAGTCACCACCCAGAACATTTGTCCCACAGATTCCATCAACAATATTTCAGACCAAACTGAAATTCCCCAACACCTAACAGGTTCCAACGTATATGGCCATACAACTCTTGACCAATGTTACAATATCGACAGCAATGATTATGGCATGGAGGGTATCAGCTTTGCATCTATATCAGGTGTAGGCTTCTATGAAGGAACCCCATCTGAAGGCAACTGGATGTGTAATGAGATGAGTGATGATTTATGGAACATGGATGACATATGGCAGCTTAGATCTATATAA
- the LOC107920910 gene encoding uncharacterized protein isoform X2 encodes MFTRVILGGISAAAAQQSGRSVWGRKTLTRVALASAYVIEKHVASQMTASDTGGGDEGLSSSPRNRMKFLCSYGGKILPRPGDGKLKYVGGETRMLAVPGDIKFSEIMKKVNDMVEGDMILKFLIIPDELDALVTVKSDEDVRHMVDEYRRLESEGTPKLRAFLFPSSPLVAENQMNFVDPYAIEQRYIEAVNGIVRPSSNHTSGRLTPVNPNRPNFSISACTSPTSASPDASLPMEPLVSNGNQHNKPPMPKVRSSPSLYSLSTLHPQSNNNHSNHQVYQPHHHSHQNHQQQHPYSGQSPRTSPDYRTEKAPGPYDFVRGAMGHSHVPVNRVYSVGRQNLGNGYPMYTGCCDECLVYASGGANRRGSLSTSGRLGKHDSPCPRNHMLE; translated from the exons ATGTTTACGCGTGTTATTCTCGGGGGTATATCAGCCGCAGCAGCGCAACAAAGCGGCAGATCAG TTTGGGGGAGGAAAACGCTAACACGGGTAGCTTTGGCGTCCGCTTACGTGATCGAGAAGCACGTTGCGAGTCAAATGACGGCGAGCGATACCGGTGGTGGCGATGAAGGTCTGTCTTCATCGCCGAGGAATAGGATGAAGTTTCTCTGCAGCTATGGCGGGAAAATATTGCCCAGACCTGGGGACGGTAAACTCAAGTACGTTGGAGGAGAGACTCGTATGTTGGCGGTCCCGGGGGATATCAAATTTTCAG AAATAATGAAGAAGGTGAACGATATGGTTGAAGGGGACATGATTCTGAAATTCCTGATTATCCCTGATGAACTTGATGCTTTGGTAACTGTAAAATCCGATGAGGATGTCAGACATATGGTTGATGAGTATCGTCGCCTTGAAAGTGAAGGAACTCCAAAACTACGTGCTTTCTTGTTCCCGTCGAGTCCACTTGTAGCAGAGAACCAAATGAACTTTGTTGATCCTTACGCCATTGAGCAGCGGTATATAGAAGCTGTCAATGGCATAGTTCGTCCAAGTTCTAATCACACCAGTGGAAGGCTTACCCCTGTGAATCCAAACCGCCCCAACTTCAGCATCTCTGCTTGCACTTCTCCTACATCAGCTTCTCCCGATGCCTCTTTGCCCATGGAGCCTTTGGTTTCAAATGGAAACCAACATAATAAACCCCCTATGCCTAAAGTCCGGAGTTCTCCTAGCCTTTACAGCCTCAGCACGCTTCATCCCCAAAGTAACAACAACCATAGTAATCACCAAGTTTACCAGCCGCATCATCATTCCCACCAAAACCACCAGCAACAACACCCCTACAGCGGTCAATCTCCAAGAACATCCCCAGATTATCGGACCGAAAAGGCCCCAGGGCCATACGATTTTGTGAGGGGAGCTATGGGGCACAGTCATGTTCCAGTAAACCGGGTCTATTCAGTAGGAAGACAAAATTTGGGGAATGGATACCCCATGTATACTGGCTGCTGCGATGAGTGCTTGGTTTATGCAAGTGGAGGTGCTAATAGGAGAGGCAGCCTTTCAACAAGTGGAAGGCTTGGTAAGCATGATAGTCCCTGTCCCAGGAACCATATGCTGGAATAA